Proteins encoded in a region of the Flavobacterium sp. MDT1-60 genome:
- a CDS encoding dimethylarginine dimethylaminohydrolase family protein: MLQLNIKNETSRLRAVVLGSAVHNGPTPSLDEAYDPKSLEHIKAGTYPVEKDMVAEMDAFNAVFKKYDVTVYRPEMIENYNQIFARDIGFVIDDIFIKSNILPDRERELDAIQYVIDQIDSSKVVRPPEEVHIEGGDVMLWNDYIFIGTYKGSDYKDYITARTNMHGVNYIKELFPNKIVKEFDLVKSKLEARDNALHLDCCFQPVGKDKGIIYKRGFREEADYLYLVNLFGKENLFHIERNEMYHMFSNVFSIDENVVVSEKNFTRLNNWLRANGFTVEEIPYAEIAKQEGLLRCSTLPLIRD; the protein is encoded by the coding sequence ATGTTGCAATTAAATATAAAGAACGAAACGTCAAGACTACGTGCCGTAGTTTTGGGTTCTGCCGTTCATAATGGGCCAACTCCATCTTTAGATGAGGCTTATGATCCCAAGTCGTTGGAACATATTAAGGCAGGAACTTATCCTGTTGAAAAGGATATGGTTGCTGAAATGGATGCTTTTAATGCTGTTTTTAAGAAATATGATGTAACCGTTTATCGTCCGGAAATGATTGAAAATTACAATCAAATTTTTGCAAGAGATATAGGTTTTGTTATTGATGATATTTTTATAAAATCGAATATTTTACCTGACAGAGAACGTGAGTTAGATGCAATTCAATATGTTATTGATCAAATAGATTCTTCAAAAGTTGTTCGTCCGCCTGAGGAAGTTCACATTGAAGGAGGGGATGTGATGCTGTGGAATGATTATATATTTATTGGAACTTATAAAGGAAGTGATTATAAAGATTATATCACGGCAAGAACCAATATGCATGGTGTAAACTATATTAAAGAATTATTTCCGAATAAAATTGTCAAAGAATTTGATTTGGTGAAATCCAAATTAGAAGCACGTGATAATGCATTGCACTTAGATTGTTGTTTTCAGCCTGTTGGAAAAGATAAAGGGATAATTTATAAAAGAGGTTTTCGTGAAGAAGCTGATTATTTGTATTTGGTAAATCTTTTTGGTAAGGAAAATCTATTTCACATTGAAAGAAACGAAATGTATCATATGTTTTCGAATGTGTTTTCTATTGATGAAAATGTAGTTGTTTCTGAGAAAAATTTTACTCGTTTAAACAATTGGCTTCGTGCAAATGGATTTACAGTTGAAGAAATTCCGTATGCCGAAATTGCAAAACAAGAAGGATTGTTGAGATGTTCAACTTTACCGTTAATTAGAGACTAA
- the ctlX gene encoding citrulline utilization hydrolase CtlX — MKQTTNAIVMIRPVAFRMNEQTAVNNYYQKVLDGLLPSTVNAKAQQEFDTFVEKLRAVGVDVTVIEDTLETDTPDSIFPNNWVSFHENGDVALYPMFAENRRQERREDILDTLEEKGFEIANIMDYTSAEDDGYFLEGTGSLLLDRANAKAYCALSPRADEELFIEFCEDFDYAPVIFEAFQTVDGERKLIYHTNVMMCLGETFAVICADCIDDKKERKMVLENLKADKKEIILITEAQVNNFAGNMLEIRGTNDKKYIVMSASAHQSLTPKQIAQLESHAEILSSSLDTIEACGGGSARCMMAEVFLPRN; from the coding sequence ATGAAACAAACAACAAACGCAATCGTAATGATTCGCCCAGTTGCTTTCAGAATGAATGAGCAAACAGCTGTAAATAATTACTATCAAAAAGTATTAGACGGACTTTTGCCAAGTACTGTAAATGCAAAAGCACAACAAGAATTTGATACTTTTGTTGAAAAATTGAGAGCAGTAGGGGTTGATGTGACAGTTATTGAAGATACTTTAGAAACGGATACACCGGATAGTATTTTTCCAAACAACTGGGTATCTTTTCATGAAAATGGAGATGTGGCTCTTTATCCAATGTTTGCTGAAAATCGTCGTCAGGAGCGTCGTGAAGATATCTTGGATACGCTTGAGGAAAAAGGATTTGAGATTGCTAATATAATGGATTATACATCTGCAGAAGACGATGGATATTTTTTAGAAGGAACAGGGAGTTTGCTTTTAGATCGTGCAAATGCAAAAGCATATTGTGCTTTATCGCCACGTGCTGATGAAGAATTGTTTATAGAGTTTTGTGAAGATTTTGATTATGCTCCGGTAATTTTTGAAGCATTTCAAACTGTTGATGGAGAACGTAAGTTAATCTATCATACAAACGTAATGATGTGCTTGGGAGAAACTTTTGCAGTTATCTGTGCAGATTGTATCGATGATAAAAAAGAACGTAAAATGGTTCTGGAAAATCTAAAAGCTGATAAAAAGGAAATTATTCTAATCACAGAAGCTCAGGTAAATAATTTTGCCGGAAATATGTTAGAAATCCGAGGAACGAATGATAAAAAATATATTGTGATGAGTGCGTCGGCACATCAAAGTTTAACTCCAAAACAAATTGCTCAATTAGAAAGCCATGCTGAAATTTTAAGTTCAAGTCTGGATACAATTGAAGCTTGTGGAGGCGGAAGTGCAAGATGTATGATGGCGGAAGTGTTTTTACCAAGAAATTAA
- a CDS encoding CoA-binding protein has protein sequence MKNKKTLVLGATTKPDRYAYRAINMLVQKGHTVLAIGQNTGEVAGIKIQTKAIPVKNIDTITLYLNPARQRDYYNYIIEAQPKRVVFNPGTENPEFYQLLELNNIKAEVACTLVLLATNQY, from the coding sequence ATGAAAAATAAAAAAACTTTAGTTCTGGGAGCGACTACAAAACCAGATCGATACGCATATAGAGCCATAAATATGTTAGTTCAGAAAGGGCATACTGTATTAGCAATTGGTCAAAATACTGGAGAGGTTGCCGGTATAAAAATTCAAACGAAAGCAATACCAGTAAAAAATATAGATACTATAACCTTGTATTTAAATCCTGCACGCCAGCGTGATTATTATAATTATATTATCGAAGCACAGCCAAAAAGGGTTGTTTTTAATCCAGGAACAGAAAATCCTGAATTTTACCAATTGTTAGAGCTGAATAATATCAAGGCCGAAGTTGCTTGTACTTTAGTTTTATTGGCTACTAATCAATATTGA
- the recR gene encoding recombination mediator RecR, with translation MEFSSKLIEKAVNEMSQLPGIGKRTALRLVLHLLKQPKEQTGFLSQALLNMREDIKFCESCHNISDTKICEICANATRNHQTICVVEDIRDVMAIENTGQYKGIYHVLGGKISPIEGVGPSQLNITSLVEKVKGGKVIEIIFALSSTMEGDTTNFYIYKQIGESEIIISTIARGIAVGDELEYADEITLGRSILHRVPFEKTFKNN, from the coding sequence ATGGAATTTTCATCAAAATTAATAGAAAAAGCAGTTAACGAAATGTCTCAGTTACCCGGAATTGGTAAGCGTACGGCATTGCGATTGGTTCTTCATTTATTAAAACAACCGAAAGAACAAACAGGCTTTTTGTCTCAGGCATTATTAAATATGCGTGAGGATATTAAGTTTTGTGAAAGTTGTCATAATATTTCAGATACAAAAATCTGTGAAATTTGTGCAAATGCAACCAGAAATCATCAGACTATTTGTGTAGTCGAAGATATTCGTGATGTAATGGCTATCGAAAATACAGGACAATATAAAGGCATTTATCATGTGTTGGGTGGTAAGATTTCACCAATTGAAGGCGTAGGTCCAAGTCAATTAAATATTACTAGTTTGGTTGAAAAGGTGAAAGGTGGAAAAGTAATAGAGATTATTTTTGCACTAAGCTCAACAATGGAGGGAGATACGACAAATTTTTATATCTATAAGCAAATTGGTGAGTCGGAGATTATAATCTCAACAATTGCAAGAGGAATAGCTGTTGGTGATGAATTAGAATATGCCGATGAAATTACGCTCGGAAGAAGTATCTTGCATCGTGTTCCATTCGAAAAAACTTTCAAAAATAATTAA
- a CDS encoding polysaccharide biosynthesis/export family protein: MTKQSFYILLLFSALFTSCIPVKDLWYLQDKNNSGEQNTVSAVESKPYRLQVNDVLSVNIKAIDPKLVSIFNTTESTTTGKSESALYFDGFTVDDHGNIRMPILGEINVIGYTLEEVRLMIEKKLLEEYFKSEANVFVTVKLAGFRYTINGEVGSTGTKTLFQPHVNVLEAIANAGDITTVGNRKAVMIIRQTPTGVQMNEIDLTDVNVMKSPYYYLQPNDYIYVKPLRQKTWGTGQTGIQSIGTIITLLSLATTVYLIIKN, encoded by the coding sequence ATGACAAAACAAAGCTTTTATATACTATTACTATTTAGTGCACTATTTACATCCTGTATTCCAGTAAAAGATTTATGGTATTTGCAGGATAAAAACAATTCAGGAGAACAAAATACCGTGTCGGCTGTCGAATCTAAACCTTATAGATTACAGGTAAATGATGTTTTAAGTGTTAATATAAAGGCGATTGATCCTAAATTGGTTTCTATTTTTAATACAACAGAAAGTACAACTACAGGAAAATCAGAATCAGCTTTGTATTTTGATGGATTTACTGTTGATGATCATGGTAATATCAGGATGCCAATTTTAGGAGAAATAAATGTTATAGGATATACTCTGGAAGAAGTTAGACTTATGATCGAGAAAAAATTACTCGAAGAATATTTTAAAAGTGAGGCAAATGTTTTTGTGACAGTAAAACTCGCTGGTTTCAGATATACAATAAATGGTGAAGTTGGAAGTACAGGGACAAAAACATTGTTTCAGCCGCATGTAAATGTTCTGGAAGCCATTGCCAACGCGGGAGATATAACTACTGTAGGTAATAGAAAAGCCGTGATGATAATTCGCCAAACTCCAACTGGGGTTCAAATGAATGAAATTGATCTTACAGATGTTAACGTAATGAAATCGCCATATTATTATTTACAACCCAACGATTATATTTATGTAAAACCGTTAAGACAGAAAACATGGGGAACTGGACAGACTGGTATTCAGTCAATCGGTACTATAATTACCTTATTGTCATTGGCAACAACAGTGTATTTAATTATCAAAAACTAA